The following are encoded in a window of Octopus sinensis linkage group LG23, ASM634580v1, whole genome shotgun sequence genomic DNA:
- the LOC118767686 gene encoding uncharacterized protein LOC118767686 isoform X2, with product MSRMLGYVQNIGLCPEYWSMSRILGYVQNIVVCPEYWGMSRILGYVQNIGVCPEYCGMSRILGLCPEYCGMFRILCYVQNIGVCPDYWGMSRILGYVQNIGVCPEYWGVSRILWYVQNIGVCPEYWGVSRILGYVQNIGLCPEYCGMSRILWYVQNIGVCPEYWGMSRILGYVQNIGVCPEYCGMSRILWYVQNIVVCPEYWGVSRILGYVQNIGVCPEYWGMSRILGYVQNIVVCPEYCDMSRILGYVQNIGLCPEYWGMSRILGCVQNIGVCPEYCSMSRILGCVQNIGVCPEYWGVQDIGVYHECDIITRILWFARNVMVCPEYYDTARIL from the exons ATGTCCAGGATGTTGGGTTATGTCCAGAATATTGGGTTATGTCCAGAATATTGGAGTATGTCCAGAATATTGGGGTATGTCCAGAATATTGTGGTATGTCCAGAATATTGGGGTATGTCCAGAATATTGGGGTATGTCCAGAATATTGGGGTATGTCCAGAATATTGTGGTATGTCCAGAATATTGGGGTTATGTCCAGAATATTGTGGTATGTTCAGAATATTGTGTTACGTCCAGAATATTGGGGTATGTCCAGATTATTGGGGTATGTCCAGAATATTGGGTTATGTCCAGAATATTGGGGTATGTCCAGAATATTGGGGTGTGTCCAGAATATTGTGGTATGTCCAGAATATTGGGGTGTGTCCAGAATATTGGGGTGTGTCCAGAATATTGGGGTATGTCCAGAATATTGGGTTATGTCCAGAATATTGTGGTATGTCCAGAATATTGTGGTATGTCCAGAATATTGGGGTGTGTCCAGAATATTGGGGTATGTCCAGAATATTGGGGTATGTCCAGAATATTGGGGTATGTCCAGAATATTGTGGTATGTCCAGAATATTGTGGTATGTCCAGAATATTGTGGTATGTCCAGAATATTGGGGTGTGTCCAGAATATTGGGTTATGTCCAGAATATTGGGGTGTGTCCAGAATATTGGGGTATGTCCAGAATATTGGGTTATGTCCAGAATATTGTGGTATGTCCAGAATATTGTGATATGTCCAGAATATTGGGGTATGTCCAGAATATTGGGTTATGTCCAGAATATTGGGGTATGTCCAGAATATTGGGGTGTGTCCAGAATATTGGGGTATGTCCAGAATATTGTAGTATGTCCAGAATATTGGGGTGTGTCCAGAATATTGGGGTATGTCCAGAATATTGGG GGGTCCAGGATATTGGGGTATATCATGAATGTGATATAATCACTAGAATACTATGGTTTGCCAGGAATGTTATGGTATGTCCAGAATATTATGATACAGCCAGAATATTGTGA
- the LOC118767686 gene encoding uncharacterized protein LOC118767686 isoform X1: protein MVCPKYVVSRILGYVQNIRVCPGCWVMSRILGYVQNIGVCPEYWGMSRILWYVQNIGVCPEYWGMSRILGYVQNIVVCPEYWGYVQNIVVCSEYCVTSRILGYVQIIGVCPEYWVMSRILGYVQNIGVCPEYCGMSRILGCVQNIGVCPEYWGMSRILGYVQNIVVCPEYCGMSRILGCVQNIGVCPEYWGMSRILGYVQNIVVCPEYCGMSRILWYVQNIGVCPEYWVMSRILGCVQNIGVCPEYWVMSRILWYVQNIVICPEYWGMSRILGYVQNIGVCPEYWGVSRILGYVQNIVVCPEYWGVSRILGYVQNIGVCPEYWGVQDIGVYHECDIITRILWFARNVMVCPEYYDTARIL from the exons ATGGTATGTCCAAAATATGTTGTGTCCAGAATATTGGGGTATGTCCAGAATATTAGGGTATGTCCAGGATGTTGGGTTATGTCCAGAATATTGGGTTATGTCCAGAATATTGGAGTATGTCCAGAATATTGGGGTATGTCCAGAATATTGTGGTATGTCCAGAATATTGGGGTATGTCCAGAATATTGGGGTATGTCCAGAATATTGGGGTATGTCCAGAATATTGTGGTATGTCCAGAATATTGGGGTTATGTCCAGAATATTGTGGTATGTTCAGAATATTGTGTTACGTCCAGAATATTGGGGTATGTCCAGATTATTGGGGTATGTCCAGAATATTGGGTTATGTCCAGAATATTGGGGTATGTCCAGAATATTGGGGTGTGTCCAGAATATTGTGGTATGTCCAGAATATTGGGGTGTGTCCAGAATATTGGGGTGTGTCCAGAATATTGGGGTATGTCCAGAATATTGGGTTATGTCCAGAATATTGTGGTATGTCCAGAATATTGTGGTATGTCCAGAATATTGGGGTGTGTCCAGAATATTGGGGTATGTCCAGAATATTGGGGTATGTCCAGAATATTGGGGTATGTCCAGAATATTGTGGTATGTCCAGAATATTGTGGTATGTCCAGAATATTGTGGTATGTCCAGAATATTGGGGTGTGTCCAGAATATTGGGTTATGTCCAGAATATTGGGGTGTGTCCAGAATATTGGGGTATGTCCAGAATATTGGGTTATGTCCAGAATATTGTGGTATGTCCAGAATATTGTGATATGTCCAGAATATTGGGGTATGTCCAGAATATTGGGTTATGTCCAGAATATTGGGGTATGTCCAGAATATTGGGGTGTGTCCAGAATATTGGGGTATGTCCAGAATATTGTAGTATGTCCAGAATATTGGGGTGTGTCCAGAATATTGGGGTATGTCCAGAATATTGGGGTGTGTCCAGAATATTGGG GGGTCCAGGATATTGGGGTATATCATGAATGTGATATAATCACTAGAATACTATGGTTTGCCAGGAATGTTATGGTATGTCCAGAATATTATGATACAGCCAGAATATTGTGA
- the LOC118767686 gene encoding uncharacterized protein LOC118767686 isoform X3 yields MSRMLGYVQNIGLCPEYWSMSRILGYVQNIVVCPEYWGMSRILGYVQNIGVCPEYCGMSRILGLCPEYCGMFRILCYVQNIGVCPDYWGMSRILGYVQNIGVCPEYWGVSRILWYVQNIGVCPEYWGVSRILGYVQNIGLCPEYCGMSRILWYVQNIGVCPEYWGMSRILGYVQNIGVCPEYCGMSRILWYVQNIVVCPEYWGVSRILGYVQNIGVCPEYWGMSRILGYVQNIVVCPEYCDMSRILGYVQNIGLCPEYWGMSRILGCVQNIGVCPEYCSMSRILGCVQNIGVCPYNH; encoded by the exons ATGTCCAGGATGTTGGGTTATGTCCAGAATATTGGGTTATGTCCAGAATATTGGAGTATGTCCAGAATATTGGGGTATGTCCAGAATATTGTGGTATGTCCAGAATATTGGGGTATGTCCAGAATATTGGGGTATGTCCAGAATATTGGGGTATGTCCAGAATATTGTGGTATGTCCAGAATATTGGGGTTATGTCCAGAATATTGTGGTATGTTCAGAATATTGTGTTACGTCCAGAATATTGGGGTATGTCCAGATTATTGGGGTATGTCCAGAATATTGGGTTATGTCCAGAATATTGGGGTATGTCCAGAATATTGGGGTGTGTCCAGAATATTGTGGTATGTCCAGAATATTGGGGTGTGTCCAGAATATTGGGGTGTGTCCAGAATATTGGGGTATGTCCAGAATATTGGGTTATGTCCAGAATATTGTGGTATGTCCAGAATATTGTGGTATGTCCAGAATATTGGGGTGTGTCCAGAATATTGGGGTATGTCCAGAATATTGGGGTATGTCCAGAATATTGGGGTATGTCCAGAATATTGTGGTATGTCCAGAATATTGTGGTATGTCCAGAATATTGTGGTATGTCCAGAATATTGGGGTGTGTCCAGAATATTGGGTTATGTCCAGAATATTGGGGTGTGTCCAGAATATTGGGGTATGTCCAGAATATTGGGTTATGTCCAGAATATTGTGGTATGTCCAGAATATTGTGATATGTCCAGAATATTGGGGTATGTCCAGAATATTGGGTTATGTCCAGAATATTGGGGTATGTCCAGAATATTGGGGTGTGTCCAGAATATTGGGGTATGTCCAGAATATTGTAGTATGTCCAGAATATTGGGGTGTGTCCAGAATATTGGGGTATGTCC ATATAATCACTAG